The Sabethes cyaneus chromosome 3, idSabCyanKW18_F2, whole genome shotgun sequence DNA window ttgaaatgaatatttaatttttttgttgtgaaggggggggagggttgtcgtgacgtgacgtactttctcagggggccaccgaatgtgtgacgaaatgtgacaatggggagagggggggttgattttggtcaaaatttgcgtgacgtactaaatggatgtcgccaaaCCTttattatagtataacaaagctAAAAATGTACCGAACTGTAATTGAGAAATGAAAGATGTTCGATTAATGCTTGAGCTTGAGGACTACCAAAACTTGATTTTGTACTGGGTATTTATTAATTACgtttaaatattttactttgCAGGTTACACTCCTCTCCTTGCAAGTTTTACATCAGAAAATAGAAATTAGTGGATGCGGCTTGTTTAATATTGATCATGGATTAATGTTCAGCGTaagtttttattcaattttcatcTCATTGCTTAATTTATTTTGCCAAGCCAACATACCAATTGTAACAATCATATATTGTATCGCATACATTTTCTGAAACTTTTGATTAATTGGTATAAATTGAATATTaaaaactttttgcttttcaGATGATTGGTTTGGTCGCTACCTATATTATGATACTATTACAGTTCGATATGGGTTCGAGCAAACCGAAATAACCTTCGACCCAAGTGACAATACCGTACTGATGAGATCCAAAGTTACACAATaaaaatatatggaaaataaaataaaaatttaaaatataagaATAACATACAAAACATCCTAAACCCAAGACACAGAACAGATTTGCGCCTAAAAATATGTTACTTTCCAGTGTTTCTCTAGTGGCCACATCTGCCTAGCTCACGAGTTTTCCACTAGTGCCCACTAGAGGGATTCGTCCAGAGTATGTTTGTTTTTCCGGTTCTACATGCAGTGATTAGATTGAGCCAAGCGGTAAGCATAAATAATTTGATTAGGCTGAAATCACACGCAAGAGTACTTATTCAAAGATACATTCATATTTTGTTACCGAATTTATTATAACTTTGTTTTTCAACTGAATAATTTGAAATTGTAACTTTAATTTGAGTTTGAAACTGTAGAAATGTGGTAAATATTACCGACGGGATAAAACGATAGCGAACACCTTCGCTTGAGAAAATAAAAACCATTGCAATGCGTTACGAAATAAGCAAGATtaatttaaccttcctaatgcattagaaaaaagttacatattatgcattaagggtcgaaaacgacccaagttttgaaattgctctcattcatccattttcaatccgaatttcgttttctttacctcgtttgaaagctatggccaaaaactagcacccaaggtatgttggggaatatttgttggctgatggccacttctgcgtcggttccggaacacccactaccaggtcccggggaacatttttatattttgagataattcattttgcggcacatcaaatcacattggcttgataaaataagattaatggaagtacaatgggaacatttaggacccaagcggccatttcctcattggttctggaacatccggtacccggtttttgaggacaattttaaattttaggatgatttatcttgcgacacgtcaaattacatcagcttgataacgtaagactattgaaagtataataaagacattttgaaggcaaatggctacatcagcattggtcccggaacatccggtacccgggttttggggccatttttgtatttaggataacccatcttgcgacacatcaaatcacatcggcttgattaaataagactgatgaaaataaaataaggtcatttagaagccaaatggccacagCAAAGAAAGGTACAAAGAAaggacacgccctggcaggtgttgtgggttcaaatccggttataatctctgattacagcttggttcgacccatgcaccttccagcattggacaaaagataggagtcacaacgacaacttgttaagcatagctacctattaccccccccccttcctttccacccttccccttcattcccgaaaaaatccttcttcattactttcccttaccgtcccttcatcaattgtagaatcatcgtttcaaaaaaaatatcattacaaatattttatgaagtttttgtccttccggtgttgggccactgaagggggggggggcgaaaaaaaacaaagtgaattttttaatcgagcaaaaaaaaacatggtttttaggcatttttatttaagggggcatagcactttttacaccatattttttgccttatttcaaatatttttttctcgataacgcgaaaagcgaatcgattcgagttttttgcactttgcactttatactaatatttacaattttgttttatgtgaacctcttcccctctcccctacggctccttgaacatgatcattcgaaaaaaacatgatttgcggtaccatggattggcgctggggggcttatccgaattgaaaaattccaaaacgacatgaaagtatattaaattatctcgtgtttgactcatcctttttttaaaattcgaccgcataacaaaatgtcggacattcaaacataaaagtaacgtttttagtcgaaaaaattgactttaaacatttctaaaaaatacaaaaattgtaatatcaaaaaaaggatgggtcaaacactacataattttgttggctttaaaacgaaaaaagaatcatgagaattgcttgagccgttcttgagatatttatggtaccgactttcaaaacctggtttcgagaaaaacaacgttgaagtttttattcgctgtgtaatcgctccagacatgcgcggtacaaatagctgtaactttgttaatttttggaattcatcgaaatgacttgaaacacgcatggtcaaaatgttaatctctcgaaataatcaataaaaaaagtttcgatttttttaaattgaaaaagtactatgaccccttaaagtttaaacgtgtaaaccgaatctattcttgcttataatatatacgtttttgttttctatgcaaaaatctacgaaaaaagtccaaaatttagaaaaaaaatttttggacgattttcggaaattccattgttcgaatttccatttctgtttcgtgctagaagcgttaacttaacttgtacactcatttttcgagtttttcagactctagagcccacagacgattgatttaaaaaaaaatttgaatcatatcctacaaattatttttttgccccctgatttttcaagccaatttccaagggcggggggacaaaaattttcaaaatgatttgcaatggtcttaaccaaaatttaaaaccaggtattaaaatatttttagcagatttttgagaattttttttacattttcatgcaaaaatattggttttttttccatgtgtggactcattactgcgaccagtatagttgatctattgtaatatcgcccgggtgtttgctgtatgacctgcactgcatttcttttttgctataatcgctattgagtgagcgatatgcttattaaattttatgcgtgcttgcgtgtattggggtttacccttccttcaaagcttaatctactttacccacttattcctcgctgccagcactatcccatattatccAGCACTATccccgtccctggcgaggactcattcgtacctctgaccagtacacttaactataggagggacatttgcactgtcaagaggcttcagagggtaaatatagaattcagcccGACGGaaaggtaaatggaggggcctgagaataaacccatgctaaagtcacttgacatcgaatggcttgattctactaagattcgaacccacgaccactcgcttgtcaaagcagactcggtaaccttgcggctacggagccccccaaaaATATTGGTTCTGCTGCTTCGTTACGGAGTTAcggatttttaaaataagtgaTATCCGAGAAAATCTGCAAATTTCCATTGGAGAGTTGTTTAAATATCATTTTTGTTCACAAGTCGATCAAATATGCCCGTGTACAatacaaaattttatgaaattttcggACCCTTTCctttgtacgataattttgaaaaatgcacaaacattgaataattctgacgtcAAAGGAAGCTCAGTATAAATAATTTGGAGATTTGTGCTATGTTTACAAGTGTACCACACACGATTTGTTTGGCTTTCTAAACAGCACTAAATAAGATAAGTAAAGTTAAAATGGACAGCGGAAGTCCGATTGTAAATTTTCTGCCTTAGGGGCTTCTCTTGTTTAAGAAGATACGGTTATCAACTCCCGGCTTTAGATAAGTTTACTTTCGACTGTCGGTTGTATTTTCTAAAAACCAATAGACGCTACAGAACAGAGATAAGCTGAACAACGAAAAAGAAAACCCATGAGCTgtcaaacttttccaaacgcATTAGTTCTGAGGAAAGTCACTTTACAAAGAAACTGAATCTGTTCGGTTATGTTGATGTATATGGGTCGTTCCATGTGAAGTAACCGAAAAAAAGtccaaacgtgtaatcgaccttcacggatttggaccagttagagagccttagagagtcgccatctgaaacaaataatctagcaacaatgtagctgcgtatgtcagtgttgccgcacgcacaggttattctgtgatcaacagacatttggaataaatattttcaattgcaaggaaaattgtgccatccaaagtgcgatatcgcttataaaggtgctattttgcattaaatcgtttcggtatcttcggcgcactttttcgttatcttccaagcaataagtgcgccgaagataccgaaacgatttaatgtaaaatagcacttttatgtacgatatcgcactttggatggtacaattttccttgcaattgacaataaattttataaaatctggatatgTAATTTCTTTTCATAATAATTTTACCAcagttaatggtcgtaccgtaaatagttatgctgATGTTTTCTGTTATTGCCaattcttttgagaaccagcgatttaaattaaagatttcgagtttctcaatgctacatataataataacatcCTCTTGGAACCTTCCTCTGAAGCTTTTATCTTTgataattcataaaaagctgctaaaaaattagaaaaatctattcaaaacatgttcttgatttgagatggcgtctctctatctttaacaggctctctaatcgttactctttttaaggctctctaatttggtgttttgacaagtctcctgttcgattgaacttacttttgacaactgattctgttcgattggaattttcggtttaagatggtgactctctaaggctctctaggaccagtttttgccagattgttggTTTTGGTCAGAaaggaaaaaatacaaaatttggcGCCGGttggacattccctcgattaatgggagtacctcCATTTTGAGggaaaatacccgtttttgcCAACacttcttattttcttttgcttctatccccggaaatattaggtttagaaaacactattttcacattttcaaaggaaattacccaaggaattcgtaaaagatattatttttgagcaccagtactgccaaatattttttaattcaattttaaactaaatttacatttttctctcaatgagtacaatttgatctaaAAAATTCCCACTTCATCGTGTTTCgtacatttttgacgtaggacgttttacggcaaggtttggatagatagagtgtcattccaaaaaatctttctcgaaaagcggtcagattttgaacgctaataatttAGCAGCTTCCCGATCgactttaaatatttttgcaccaatcgaacggaacatcttctaagagTTGGCCTGAATGAAGAACACtattaggggccatccataaagcacttataggggggaggggggatgaCCTattcgtgacgatttgtgacataAGGGAGAGGGGGTATGAAGTtctgtgacgtcacatgaaaaaaatgacaaatggaaaatttattcggggaatttagccttcattttaagatacaactagtgaaggcttctataaaatttacGTACTGAaggatttaaaacaaatagtaaaaattttatgaatgaaaactttttttaacatatatgtgtgaacaggacttaTTTATTCctctagtatgaactctccattaaggctttacataATATGCGATACACCAGCGACGAGctccttgagtaccgtcctgcctgaaagatttttgcaaccgcaaatagcagtcgcacaaactcacCAGAGACCAATGGCAATGTTTCCCCTTGATGTTCGTGTTGATATCAATCGATAaacataaactcataccgaagttccacggctggtttTAAGGTTCTTTCGTAGAACCTGtgctgcccctcactcaaaagcttactaaaggatagagtttgtgccacttgtggattaaattttgtttctatCTAAAGCAATAttaaatgattgcaaaaaaaacacaaaatgacaaaatctgtCAGAAAAGCTTTCCCAAGGCGTGTTgatgcaagacgtcagcaggaagtcctgattctttcaactagatcagacgaatttgcgTGGATgctggatggatgtaaaggacgtggatatgcgcgaaacattaattgaCGACATGACCaattgattttggtcaaaatttgcgtgacgtactaaattaaTGTCGCCTTCATTtcctcgcatcctgattggaaatcctcgcatcctgattggttggaaaatgcGTCATCGAAGTTTGGACGTGTTTTGCATTGTGCAgtatggtcaaaaggtttaagcgtgtacattattttgtcactAAACCAATGCATTTGGAGCTGTTAAAAtttgaacttccttccgttggcaatcaacgattagacaagaaaacgtaaccatattacctttgaaaaaggccaaaaccaaaggccgaaacgtcaggcagtataaaaaagccgttttcaatataaaactggctggaaagccgaaaatccgcaacaCAATATAGGTATACATTTAAACATTCGAGTGgtttaaaaatattcaaaattggaTGATCCCTTCAAATACTATGGCcagaaaacaaaacctgtttcataaccggggacattcccctatatTTTATTTTAGGTAGAAATGTATCTGCCATGCTACGATCAGTTAATTTTTCCAAGCCCAAACATGGTCTCTACCCCGCTATAtgtttatgaataaatatgccAATGACTATGGGGAGTGTTTCTGTACTACCAGATTTGCTCTATCTCATCAGTGGAGTATTTTATTGAACGAGAAAGGGTTTGCCTTTAGCGTTACTAAATGCAAAACTTGAAAGATTGTAAATCAAAGTTGTCGAGTACGGGGTGTGTTCGCGTGCTATCAGTTTTAGTTTATCTTAAGATAAACTAGTAAATAGTAGAGTCTGATCTTAACTATTGTTAAGGTTTTTTTAACTTTAGCGAAACCAAGGTACATTGTGGGATTTAATTTATTGGTGGCATTGAATAGGAAATAGGTAATagaaaataggaaataggaaacgGAAAGTGGGAAATAGGCAACaggaaataagaaataaaaaattagaaataatCCCTTTAAAATTGGCTTCAAAATCAGGGGGCACAAAAAGTTAGTACacgagtaaaaatgtttttttttgtgaaaaacgaACATTGGATGTACTGGGAAAAATGATACGTaaattgtgaaaaataattggaaTCCCACGTGGACGTGACGTGACGTGatcatttttcacagtttgataATATGCAAACCCAGTTCATCCAATGTTTGTCCTTCACAAAAACAACATTTACTCCCTCATAAGAAAGTACAAAATAAACAGACAGTACAAAATTTGCCTTTACGAGATACGGGCAGTACTATAGGCTGAGTAATGTAATAAACCATTATATCTGTAACTAGTATAAATGAAGCTATCATTTCACAATCACGCTGCCCGATTTCGGAGATTGTACAGTGACATCCGTCTTGGTCAGGGTGCAACATCCCCAATTATAACAACCGTTATTCAATTAGTCCGTCTTAATTTGCAAATGGTAGATAGTAAACCGGTAGCACAAAACGATTACTAAATGATAAGGTAATCCATTAATACACGGCGTCTGTTGCGTCAAGCAGAAAGCAAGAAGAATGATAAATCATTGTCCAACAGCTAGGGTTATTTGTGTTTAAAGATGCTGTGACAAACGTGAACAGATAAACTTACATGCCAGGAAGTTGCGGAATCGGTGGCAGTTAGAGACTGTTGGGATCCGTAGAAGGACGTTTGCTGTAAGTAGGATCTCTGGACTGTGCGGTGGTGTTTACCTGCTCATCATGAAACATTCGAGCAGTGCCCGAAATCAGTACTTGGCAACGTTCTGCGGTGAGTTGCAACTTATTAATtgttcaattttaaaattactatttttaaattattttttttttgcaaaccaTTCAGTGAATCTTTTGTCAATAACCTATGGCTTCGCGTGCGGCTGGACATCGCCGTCCTTTCCCTTGTTACAATCTGCCGACAGTCCGTTGGCGAGTGGTCCAATAACCGCTGAGGAAGGTTCCTGGATTGGGGCCTCTCTATGCGTTGGTGGTTTGTTCGGTAATCTTATATCGGGCTGGGTATCCGACCGGTATGGGCGAAAAATCACTGCCTGTCTGGCGTCGATTCCACAAATCGTAAGGGCTTCTGTTGTGCACTTTACAAACGTATTATTTTACCATATGCTACTCTTATTGAAATAGTTGTCCTGGATTCTGGTTATTGTGGCCGATAACGCTTACTACCTGATGGCAATGCGTTTCCTGGGAGGATTCTCCGGAGGGGTTTGCTTCATGGTTATTCCAACGTTCATTTCGGAGATTTCGGAGGACAGGTACTATTGGTTAAGAGTCAAGTTAATTTACATatgattgaaaaataatttgctttttaatttatttttagaaTTCGAGGGATGCTCAGTTCTACTCTGGTCTTTTCATGTAATTTTGGTATCCTTTTAATCTACATTTTGGGAAGCTATCTACCATATGAAACAATTCCGTGGATCATGCTGCCATTTCCAATCGTGTTTCTAGCGAGCTTTTCATTTATCCCGGATACACCGTTTTTCCTAATGAGAAAGAATGACTTTGTGGTAGGGGTGCGAGCCTGTGACTCGTGACTTTTCTCCTAACAAGCTTTTAATTGCAGAAATCGGAAAACGCGCTCCGTTTTTTCCGCGGCTATTGCACCGATACGCAGCAGGTGTCCAACGAGTTTAAGCAAGAGCTTGTCAAGCTGAAGGACACATTCAGCGAGGAGAAACAATCCGTCCCGCAGGACGAAATAACTTGGGACGATCTGGGTAAGGATAGGTTACATATTTGCTGATGAAATTTGCTTCGCAATTCACTTACAAATGACACCAACTGTCGTTGTGTGTGTGCACTTTCAGTGACCCGTCATGCCCGTAAAGGATTTCTCATCGGAATTTGCCTGATGGCATTCAATCAATTCTGCGGTTGCTTCGCCATGCTAAACTATACGGCCAGCGTGTTTGCGGAATCCGGATCGTCATTGTCGGCCAATATGTCCGCTATTGCGATCGGAACCATTCAGATGGTTGGAAGCTACTTCTCGACGGTACTGGTGGAACGAGCTGGACGAAAGGTAGGACCTGGCTGCCCAGTTGTTTCGCAAATGTGGCTTTGACTTCCGCCAAAGCCAAACGTGATTTGCATACGTTTGGTGTAGGTTTTCGAAATACGAAATCATCATTTACAACTTTTCCCCTGTGACAGTAACATAGTTTGACATTTAGAGTCTCTACTGAGGAATGGTCAAAAATGTTTTACCACCAGGGTCATCTAAAAATCATGACAGGTTAACACTAAATCAAACTCTTTATATGCAAGGAGGTAGAATTCTTTCTCTCTCCAGCtttctatattttaaattttcaaatcgGATTTCTCCAATATGGCTGGCAATCTAATTTCCTCCGTAATCAATTCTCGAAAGTTGCAATAGTATTTCAACCCAGTTTGCGTGTATCGTAATCCCGTTCCATTGAATTACGTCAAAATGGTACTTTGGGGACCGATGACTCTGTTACGAGACATAAAACAAGTTCATTTCGTTCGTTCCAAATTAAGCTGCACCAATTATTTCTGCATAGCTTTCTCTATAGGGTACCTACCCTGCAATGAACAGCAATGCATCAGAAAACGTTCCAAACATGCGTTGTAACCTCAGCTAACAAGCCATTTGCCGTTAACTAACCGCACAATCGGCTTGACCATTCCAGACCCTGTCAAGCCAACCGATTGAACCCACCAGTGCAGTGTTTTGCTATTTTCATTCCAGCTCCTGCTGATAGTATCCGGTGCCGGTATCGCAATCGGCATGGGCATCTTTGCCGCCTTCTCGTACGTCAAGAGTGCCGGCCATGATGTGACCGCTTACAATTGGTTGCCCTTGGTTTGCTTCTCGACCGTTATCTTCGTCGCCTCGCTCGGTGTCCTGACGTTGCCGTTCGTCGTCCTGGCCGAAATCATGCCGCAAAAGGTGAGTGCAATATCATCGTTTTGTTGTTCTAGGAGATTTAATTTGCGCACCCGAGCGCATCGGCAACATCGGCCATCATCACATTGTGCAGCCGGGCAAATTTTACCCTTTTTCTAATGATATGCTATCCTTTCTTCTCGGGGCCGGTCGGTTTTTGCTGCACACGTTCCGGCGGGGGCTGCCAACGGGATAACGACCACCCCCACCATCAGATCAAAGGGCTCTCGGTCACGGTCTGCATGACGATGCTGTGGATTTTTGCTTTTATAGCAATTAAGGTAAGATTAGCAGGTGTATTCAATTATGGTCTTGTTGCGAGTCAACGATCTTCCTAATAACGGAAGGGTGTCAGAACCGAGGTATTTCAGCACAGAGTTTCGAATATCAAACGTAAATCTGTTTTCTGAGTATTATCACATGACAATGCTTTTCGTAAAGATATCTATGACGGATTAATTTTCAAATACTATTTCATCTTCAATAGTCAACGATGAAACATATCTCTTAAGGGTATGAGGTTGAATGTAGAATGCAAGCACTTTGGACTGGTCTGTGGCTGTCATCTTCAATAAGATTCAAATTAAATTCATAGACACACCAAGCACAGTTGGGTGTaatatttcacaaaattaatcAATTCCAATCAGAGGCATAACAAGCTTAAAGTTTGTATTGAATCTTAATTATCTTAAGCTTTAGTTTTTCTTCAAACACACGACAACTGATTTGTTAGATCTCTATCGTACTTTGAAGTGGTCCTAGCGATAAGCCTAGCATTAGTTATACGTTACGTATATCAGTCAAACTCAGACTCTCAAAGTTCATCGAATGTATCCTACGAGAAGGATGTCGCTTATTAGCTGTCCTTAGAGTTGCAAACATTTTTCAAAATGatccaattcaaaacaaaccagatatttaaaaaattcattcGCAAGTCCTTTAAGTTCTTTGAAGGACATAACCGActaaaatttttagaaaaattactattttttattatcttttgtTAGTAGAATCCACATGCTGGTTAGATACTAACTCGCGAGATATCGCTGTCATATTGCACATTAGTTTTCCTGTTGTGAGGCAATGCTTCAAGAAATGGTGACCGGCCGTAAACACGATAGTCACACAGATGGTGGCCATACGTCCGAATGCCATAAATTCGAATGCCATAAGGTATGTCTGCCGTATTGGATGGGAACCATAATATACGTCTACCATACattcaacgtttcctagatggtGAATGACCTGTCGGTTAAGCCACTCTATAATAAACTCaacaacaaaattcaaaaacgtttcctagatgattcatggCGAGACGCTAAGGGGCGGCACCCTgaagaaatcacatctgtcttggtctattcgttttcctaggtttaccgacctctagttagttttctctATTCCTCGCATCGAGATGCTCTTTATAAactaaaaagtttttttaaacTGACTCAATTAGGTCTCTTGCAACATGGTCACGTTAGCAACTTCGACTTTTGAAACGCTTTGAACTGGTCGGAGTTTAGTTTTGTCTCAAAAACCAAAAATCCAAGAATACCAAAtatcaaaagtcgaaaatttgaattatggcCAGTTGGCTCCTAGCCGAACATATTAGTGATTTCCGGGATTCTCGGTTCTGGGCTGCCAGTCTCCAGTCACCCTGCACTCCACCCTGCACGTGCATCTTCCTCGATCGCACACACCCTACGAATGCATGGTCTACCTCGTAGCCGACGACCTCGTCCGGGTTCTCTGTTGAACACTATTTTTGCTCACCATTCTTCTGGCATTCGGGCTACATGTCCAGCCCACTGTAAATGCCGGCGCCTGATCAGCTTTACAATATCATCATACTTGTACACCTCGTACAACTCGTAGTTCATGCGTCTACGCCATTCGCCGTATTCCATCTTGCCGCCAAGTATTGACTGCAAAATTTTGCGTTCAAATACACCAATTATACTAGTCCATGCCTCATGACCATGATAATAGCGGGCGACCGGCAATATTAATGTTTTATACATAGCTAATTTTGTACGCGTCCGCAAACTTTGTGACTTTAGCTGGCTACGGAGTGCGCAGGAAGCCCTATTTGCAGCAGCAATACGTCTCTTCACTCAATCTCGAGCGACGTCATTGTCGCATGTTACCAGAGTTCCCAGATATGTGAATTCGTCGACAACCTCGTACCGTTCCCTATCTATTTTTACCTCAGATCCAACATAATTCAGACTTCCACACTCTTTgccatatagggtacgggagggtatttccagcacattactaaattcggcatacattaccttttttacTGCGCTttaccaaataaaaactttgccactatataacaatactgaaacggatgtagcactcataagctttaatgtgttataactatgttcatcaaaatgtaagtaatttgctaaattttattcaataaacatcaaaaccactgtttttccactggcttatactcaggctgaaaaaaccagcagcaatcgcttacgcgtatccgctcttgatgatagtttggaaaacacacaattatgatcacgtttacttattctagcaactaaacagttgtgaatatgatgtcacagaacaattctacttcttttcatcacaaatattcccctctgatatgaaactataaatcaattttcattcactagcactcTGCAGCATTTTGCATTTAATTTCAGCATTGGTGAttcatttacactactaccaagatgtgatgcagTCGCGTCTGAAACttttctatcgtgttgacatagctagtaatTGAGTGACaatcacttgcttctggtgctaatgtatatgtacgattcaatgataaactagcgccagcagcaagctgttgtcactgcaaaactagttatcttcaatgagccggtatctaggcaataccgacacgttatccatcgttATCCCGTACACGTTTTGGCAGTGTTTATGATAAGTCCGATTCTCGCAGATACTCTTTTGAAAGGCACAAATGCCTCTACAATAGCTCTACGATCAACACCAACAATGtag harbors:
- the LOC128741602 gene encoding facilitated trehalose transporter Tret1-2 homolog, which produces MKHSSSARNQYLATFCVNLLSITYGFACGWTSPSFPLLQSADSPLASGPITAEEGSWIGASLCVGGLFGNLISGWVSDRYGRKITACLASIPQILSWILVIVADNAYYLMAMRFLGGFSGGVCFMVIPTFISEISEDRIRGMLSSTLVFSCNFGILLIYILGSYLPYETIPWIMLPFPIVFLASFSFIPDTPFFLMRKNDFVKSENALRFFRGYCTDTQQVSNEFKQELVKLKDTFSEEKQSVPQDEITWDDLVTRHARKGFLIGICLMAFNQFCGCFAMLNYTASVFAESGSSLSANMSAIAIGTIQMVGSYFSTVLVERAGRKLLLIVSGAGIAIGMGIFAAFSYVKSAGHDVTAYNWLPLVCFSTVIFVASLGVLTLPFVVLAEIMPQKIKGLSVTVCMTMLWIFAFIAIKYFSTLFEVLGMHGTLFLFCCCSLAGTLFVAFFVPETKGKSLESIAKSLS